Below is a genomic region from Fusobacterium russii ATCC 25533.
TAGCACATGAGATAAGTGAAGACCTAGAAAGCTTAAATAGCGAAACATTTGTTTAATTATAAAAAGATAGTAGATAGAGGTAAGAAATGAAGGTTTTTGAAAATCAAGAAATGAAGAATTATTCCAATATGAGAGTTGGAGGTAAGGCTAAAAAACTTATAATCCTAGAAGAGATAGAGGAAATAAAAGAAGTATATAAGGAGCATAAAGACATTTTTTTATTGGGCAATGGGACAAATATCCTTTTCACAGATAATTTTATGGACAGGGTTTTTGTTTGCATGAAAAAATTAAATAAGATTTTTGATTTGGGAAATGGCTTAGTAAAGGTTGAAGCCGGTGCAAACCTAAAAGAACTTTTTGATTTTATGGAAAAGAAAAATTATTCAGGGATTGAAAGTCTATTTGGAATACCGGGAACAATAGGCGGACTCATCTATATGAATGGGGGAGCCTTTGGAGTTGAAATTTTTGATAGGATAGAATCAATAGAAGTTCTTGATGAAAAAGGGGAAATAGTAGAAATAAAAAGGGAAGATATAGATGTAGCATATAGAAAAACGGAAATTCAAGATAAAAAATGGATAGTCCTATCTGCTATTTTTAAATTTGAAAAAGGTTTCAAAAAAGATAAGATAAAAGAGATTAAAGAGCTAAGAGAGAGTAAACATCCCTTAGATAAACCAAGTTTAGGAAGTACATTTAAAAATCCTAAGGGAGATTTTGCAGCTAGATTAATCTCAGAATGTGGATTGAAAGGGACAAAAATAGGTGGAGCTCAAATTGCAGAAAAACATCCTAACTTTGTACTAAATATTAATAATGCAAGTTTTGAAGACATTAATAAAATACTTAATTTGATAAAAAAGGAAGTGTTTCAAAAATTTAATGTTAAGTTAGAAGAAGAAATTATCATTGTTAAATAAAAATTAAATCACGGAGGCTTTATGAAAATAGCTGTATTTATGGGAGGAGAATCTTCTGAAAGAGAAGTTTCACTAAGAAGTGGAAAGGCGGTTTTAGACAGTTTAAAAAGGCAAGGTTTTGATGCCTATGCTGTTGAACTGGAAGCTGGGAATGAAATACTTCCATTTATTGAAAATGACTACGACTTAGCTTATTTAGCACTACACGGCGGAAATGGAGAAAATGGGAAACTTCAATCAGTATTAGATATTTTGGAGAAAAAATACACAGGTTCTGGTGTACTTGCAAGTGCAATTACTATGGATAAGAGAAGAACTAAAATGATAGCGGAAAGTATAGGTATAAAAGTCCCTAGAACTTTTAATAAAATAGAGGAAATAAATAAATTTCCTGTTATTGTAAAACCGGTA
It encodes:
- the murB gene encoding UDP-N-acetylmuramate dehydrogenase, whose product is MKVFENQEMKNYSNMRVGGKAKKLIILEEIEEIKEVYKEHKDIFLLGNGTNILFTDNFMDRVFVCMKKLNKIFDLGNGLVKVEAGANLKELFDFMEKKNYSGIESLFGIPGTIGGLIYMNGGAFGVEIFDRIESIEVLDEKGEIVEIKREDIDVAYRKTEIQDKKWIVLSAIFKFEKGFKKDKIKEIKELRESKHPLDKPSLGSTFKNPKGDFAARLISECGLKGTKIGGAQIAEKHPNFVLNINNASFEDINKILNLIKKEVFQKFNVKLEEEIIIVK